Proteins from one Apis cerana isolate GH-2021 linkage group LG11, AcerK_1.0, whole genome shotgun sequence genomic window:
- the LOC108002343 gene encoding uncharacterized protein LOC108002343: MKYMLLLLSIFICAHIMCAYGDTEKKDSELNDEVSYEKNESKNLKEVKEEHASKSKSEHLKIREGKHEEALEEEKSKSLNLVVVREKITKLSSWLKEEKDISPLLEEKSGRGLLDLEDVTDKLNIALKSLKEGKKFDTWKFEKGSKDIHSLEELDTSVVELLKLIKEGKTDHGAIDLEKNGKVLVDLEKISESILETCGSRKKTVEVVDDKDVKWNKGLDWKKNPTGLDWKKDLDKDKVGGLFGGLSGLLNNLKSENGLLGLLNKDQIESLIPLISEIKKKNIDFDLFDSDDYNEKNLDLKFLTNTVSKVTELLKGGIDIQTILNAKNGDEFDLSGKELKNVKGIFGLIGGLKRSLGLENILKLSFKHVPLLKL; the protein is encoded by the exons TATATTCATCTGTGCACATATTATGTGCGCATATGGagatacagaaaaaaaagacagtGAACTAAACGACGAAGTGTCTTATGAGAAAAACGAgtcaaagaatttaaaagaagttAAAGAAGAACATGcttcaaaatcaaaaagtgAACATTTGAAGATTCGTGAAG GAAAACACGAAGAGGCCttagaggaagaaaaatccaAGAGTCTAAATCTGGTCGTGGTCAGGGAAAAGATTACCAAACTTTCTTCATGGctcaaagaagagaaagatatCAGTCCTcttttggaagaaaaaagtgGCAGAGGTCTATTGGATTTGGAAGATGTcacagataaattaaatatcgctCTTAAATCGTTGAAGGAGGGTAAAAAGTTTGATACTTGGAAATTCGAGAAAGGTAGCAAAGACATTCATTCTTTGGAAGAACTTGATACAAGCGTCGtcgaacttttaaaattaataaaggaaggaaaaactGATCATGGTGCTATAGATTTGGAGAAGAATGGTAAAGTACTTGTAGATTTGGAAAAAATCTCAGAAAGCATACTTGAAACTTGTGGATCACGAAAGAAGACTGTGGAAGTTGTAGATGATAAAGatgtaaaatggaataaaggattagattggaaaaaaaatccaacTGGTCTAGattggaaaaaagatttagataaagataaagttGGTGGCTTATTTGGCGGTTTAAGTGGcctcttaaataatttaaaatcagaaaACGGTCTTCTAGGTCTTTTGAATAAGGATCAAATTGAGTCGTTAATTCCTTTAATCAGtgagataaaaaagaagaatatagatTTTGATCTCTTTGATTCTGATGATtacaacgaaaaaaatttagactTGAAATTTCTCACAAATACTGTTTCAAAAGTTACTGAATTATTaaaaggaggaattgatattcaaacaattttgaaCGCGAAAAATGGAGATGAATTCGATTTGAGCGgcaaagaattgaaaaatgtcaAAGGGATATTTGGTTTAATTGGAGGTTTGAAACGCTCATTaggattagaaaatatattgaagttATCGTTTAAACATGTACCTCTgcttaaattataa